In Tsuneonella dongtanensis, a single window of DNA contains:
- the ftsH gene encoding ATP-dependent zinc metalloprotease FtsH has product MNDDNNPQGSGPGGNPWIKSLMVWGGIFLALLLVVSMFGQAGQAPGSSIGYSEFRERVAAGSVKDVQIAPNQITGTMKNGDTFATTPVAGDTGLPKMLDDAGVSYSGKEAEQPNVLLYLLIQSLPFILILGIAFFALRQVQKGGGAGGAMGFGKSKAKLLTEKQGRVTFADVAGIDEAREELEEIVEFLRDPQRFSKLGGQIPKGALLVGSPGTGKTLLARAIAGEAGVPFFTISGSDFVEMFVGVGASRVRDMFEQAKKNAPCIVFIDEIDAVGRHRGHGLGNSNDEREQTLNQLLVEMDGFEANEGIIIIAATNRPDVLDPALLRPGRFDRQVVVPVPDIDGREKILAVHMKKVPLAPDVNARTIARGTPGFSGADLANLVNEAALLAARRNKRLVAMQEFEDAKDKVMMGAERRSMVMTDDEKKMTAYHEAGHALVSMHEAASDPIHKATIIPRGRALGMVMRLPERDNYSYHRDKMHADLAVSMGGRVAEEIIFGHDKVSSGASSDIQYATSLARNMVTKWGMSEKLGPLQYEQSQEGYLGYGGSQRTMGSDETNKLIDAEIKALVEGAHRRATEILKTQEDKLHLLAQAMLEYETLTGDEIRALLDNGKIDRPDAPASPTAKPVRGSAIPKAGRRFGGEAPAAS; this is encoded by the coding sequence ATGAACGACGACAACAACCCGCAGGGGTCCGGCCCCGGGGGCAATCCTTGGATCAAGAGCCTGATGGTGTGGGGCGGAATTTTCCTCGCGCTGCTGCTCGTCGTCTCGATGTTCGGTCAGGCAGGGCAGGCGCCCGGCTCGTCCATCGGCTACTCCGAATTTCGCGAGCGCGTCGCTGCCGGCAGCGTCAAGGACGTCCAGATCGCGCCGAACCAGATCACCGGCACGATGAAGAACGGCGATACCTTCGCCACCACGCCGGTGGCGGGTGATACCGGCCTGCCCAAGATGCTCGACGACGCGGGCGTGTCCTATTCCGGCAAGGAAGCCGAGCAGCCCAACGTCCTGCTCTACCTTCTCATCCAGTCGCTGCCGTTCATTCTCATCCTCGGCATCGCCTTCTTCGCGCTGCGGCAGGTCCAGAAGGGCGGCGGTGCAGGCGGGGCAATGGGCTTCGGCAAGTCAAAGGCCAAGCTCCTGACCGAGAAGCAGGGACGGGTGACATTCGCCGATGTCGCCGGCATCGACGAGGCGCGCGAAGAGCTCGAGGAAATCGTCGAGTTTCTGCGCGATCCGCAGCGGTTCTCCAAGCTCGGCGGCCAGATCCCGAAGGGGGCGCTGCTGGTCGGTTCGCCCGGTACCGGCAAGACCCTGCTCGCGCGCGCCATCGCGGGCGAGGCGGGCGTGCCGTTCTTCACCATCTCGGGTTCGGACTTCGTCGAGATGTTCGTCGGCGTCGGCGCCAGCCGCGTGCGCGACATGTTCGAACAGGCCAAGAAGAACGCGCCGTGCATCGTCTTCATCGACGAGATTGACGCGGTCGGTCGTCACCGCGGCCACGGCCTCGGCAATTCGAACGACGAGCGCGAGCAGACGCTGAACCAGCTCCTCGTAGAGATGGACGGGTTCGAGGCCAACGAAGGCATCATCATCATCGCGGCGACCAACCGCCCCGACGTGCTCGACCCCGCGTTGCTGCGTCCGGGCCGCTTCGACCGCCAGGTCGTGGTGCCGGTGCCCGACATCGACGGGCGCGAGAAGATCCTTGCGGTCCACATGAAGAAGGTGCCGCTGGCGCCCGACGTCAATGCCCGCACGATCGCGCGCGGCACGCCCGGGTTCTCGGGCGCGGACCTCGCCAATCTCGTCAACGAGGCGGCGCTGCTGGCCGCCAGGCGCAACAAGCGCCTCGTGGCCATGCAGGAGTTCGAGGACGCCAAGGACAAGGTCATGATGGGCGCCGAGCGTCGCAGCATGGTCATGACCGACGATGAGAAGAAGATGACCGCCTACCACGAGGCTGGCCACGCGCTTGTCTCGATGCACGAGGCGGCCTCGGACCCGATCCACAAGGCAACGATCATCCCGCGCGGCCGCGCGCTGGGCATGGTGATGCGCCTGCCGGAGCGCGACAACTACTCGTACCACCGCGACAAGATGCATGCCGACCTCGCGGTCAGCATGGGCGGCCGCGTGGCGGAGGAGATCATCTTCGGCCACGACAAGGTCTCGAGCGGCGCGTCGTCCGACATCCAGTACGCGACCTCGCTGGCCCGCAACATGGTCACCAAGTGGGGCATGAGCGAGAAGCTCGGCCCGCTGCAGTACGAGCAGTCGCAGGAAGGCTACCTCGGTTACGGCGGCAGCCAGCGCACGATGGGCTCGGACGAGACCAACAAGCTGATCGACGCCGAGATCAAGGCGCTTGTCGAAGGCGCGCACCGTCGCGCAACCGAAATCCTGAAGACGCAGGAGGACAAGCTGCACCTGCTCGCGCAGGCGATGCTGGAGTACGAAACGCTGACCGGCGACGAGATCAGGGCCCTGCTCGATAACGGC
- a CDS encoding biliverdin-producing heme oxygenase, whose protein sequence is MRVGTKDRSSATIREVLRSETGQSHDLLDQSLGSLDLCERGEYALFLQTQLAARRPIEAWCAVNVPNEFLPPLQSPLIEADLRAMASLVPETVIGSLSAPPNGWLGVAWAVAGSSLGNRMMLKRLASRGSDLPRSFLGDDAMPAYFARIRPLLERPAAVAEALAEQVAAAGAVFGTFASAIPRAIQEPEFEQAA, encoded by the coding sequence ATGAGGGTCGGGACCAAGGATAGAAGCAGCGCGACCATCCGCGAGGTCCTTCGCAGCGAAACCGGCCAATCGCACGATCTGCTGGACCAATCGCTGGGCTCGCTCGATTTGTGCGAGCGCGGCGAATACGCCCTGTTTCTCCAAACCCAACTGGCGGCTCGTCGCCCCATTGAGGCTTGGTGCGCGGTAAATGTGCCCAACGAATTCCTGCCGCCCCTGCAATCGCCTCTGATCGAAGCGGACCTGCGCGCCATGGCTTCGCTTGTGCCCGAGACCGTCATCGGTTCCTTGTCCGCCCCGCCCAACGGCTGGCTGGGAGTGGCCTGGGCGGTAGCCGGCTCGTCGCTCGGCAACCGCATGATGCTCAAGCGCTTGGCAAGCCGTGGGTCGGATTTGCCCCGCTCGTTTCTCGGCGATGACGCCATGCCCGCCTACTTCGCGAGGATTCGTCCGCTGCTCGAGCGACCGGCTGCGGTTGCGGAAGCGCTCGCAGAACAAGTCGCCGCCGCCGGGGCTGTCTTCGGGACGTTCGCAAGTGCCATCCCGCGCGCGATACAAGAACCAGAGTTTGAACAAGCCGCATGA
- a CDS encoding HWE histidine kinase domain-containing protein, producing MNTMYTTVDLTNCDREPIHLLGRIQPFGALVAVNADWMVAQYSENFDAILDAQTTIAPGMRIADLFLPEAVGALRATLGQMRGSDSVERIFGLILTVGGAPFDVAVHSTGPLTIIEIEPHDAAGFASHVGTLRAIMAELETCGETMALCREAAGQMKRLLGFDRVMVYKFHEDLSGEVVAEAREPHLESYFGLRYPKTDIPAQARALYLRNPFRIISDVNEDGVPILPGVSIEGAPIDLSLSTLRAVSPIHLEYLRNMGVEASLSISIVVRGKLWGLFACHHYAPRVLPYSLRTVAELFSQLFSLLLDRVLTDTGTRLSAKGRELHDRLMARLAGGVPLLDSLPTLEAVIGDIVQHDGSSIYIDGVYKSRGCGPTEEQFMALIPALNSASTSRVFASNELAARIPAAQAFADKVVGAMVVPVSRRPRDYFVLWRRELPQVVTWAGNPEKPVEYGPSGSRLTPRKSFEAWQQSVNGKSAEWAEDECQIAESLRVTLLEVILRLTDEAVQDRARAQEQQELLIAELNHRVRNILNLIRSLISQTRREATDVASFSDLIGGRIGALATAHDHITKGNWSPASFKDLVADEARAYLGGKEDRVSVNGDDVLIAPEAYTVVALVMHEMMTNSVKYGALCDSRGTIAIDLSRDRNGDLEIAWTERGGPAVQAPQRRGFGSTITERSIPYELRGEAQVQYKLGGVEARFVIPQRFVRAGAAASGDGAGAGAAKATNAAAAPGEIPEHVLVVEDSMIIAMDTEDSLRSLGVKTVTTASNVNQALASIEQDPPELAILDYNLGTETSDPVAAQLRERGIPFVMASGYGELEDSLDEFGAFALLKKPYGKAEIAAVLGRQAA from the coding sequence ATGAATACCATGTACACCACGGTCGACCTGACCAACTGCGATCGTGAACCGATACATCTGCTCGGCCGCATTCAGCCTTTCGGAGCACTCGTCGCAGTCAATGCAGACTGGATGGTTGCGCAGTATTCGGAAAACTTCGACGCGATACTCGATGCGCAGACGACGATTGCACCGGGCATGCGGATCGCCGATCTCTTTCTCCCCGAGGCCGTCGGCGCATTGCGCGCTACGCTCGGCCAGATGCGCGGATCGGACTCGGTCGAGCGGATTTTCGGCCTGATCCTGACGGTCGGCGGCGCGCCGTTCGATGTGGCCGTCCATTCGACGGGCCCCCTGACCATTATCGAGATCGAGCCCCACGATGCGGCCGGCTTTGCCAGCCATGTCGGCACTTTGCGTGCCATCATGGCGGAACTCGAGACCTGCGGCGAGACCATGGCACTTTGCCGCGAGGCCGCCGGCCAGATGAAACGCCTCCTCGGTTTCGACCGGGTCATGGTCTACAAGTTCCACGAAGATCTGTCGGGCGAAGTCGTGGCCGAAGCGCGCGAGCCCCATCTCGAGAGCTATTTCGGTCTGCGTTATCCCAAGACCGACATTCCGGCGCAGGCGCGCGCGCTTTATCTGCGCAACCCCTTCCGCATCATCAGCGACGTGAACGAAGACGGCGTTCCGATCCTGCCGGGCGTCAGCATCGAGGGCGCGCCGATCGACCTGTCGCTCAGCACCCTTCGCGCGGTATCGCCGATCCACCTCGAATATCTGCGCAACATGGGCGTCGAGGCATCCCTGTCGATCTCGATCGTGGTGCGCGGCAAACTCTGGGGCCTGTTCGCGTGCCACCACTACGCACCCCGCGTGCTGCCCTATTCCTTGCGCACCGTTGCCGAGCTCTTCAGCCAATTGTTTTCGCTGCTCCTCGACCGCGTGCTGACGGATACGGGCACGCGCCTGTCCGCGAAGGGTCGCGAGCTGCACGACCGGCTGATGGCGCGTCTCGCGGGTGGAGTGCCGCTGCTCGACAGTCTCCCCACACTCGAAGCGGTGATCGGCGACATTGTGCAGCATGACGGTTCGAGCATTTATATCGACGGGGTGTACAAGTCGCGCGGCTGTGGGCCTACCGAAGAGCAATTCATGGCGCTGATCCCGGCGCTCAATTCGGCTTCGACCAGCCGGGTCTTCGCCTCAAACGAGCTTGCGGCTCGAATACCGGCGGCTCAGGCCTTCGCGGACAAGGTGGTCGGAGCGATGGTCGTGCCCGTCAGCCGCCGTCCACGGGACTACTTCGTCTTGTGGCGGCGCGAACTGCCGCAGGTCGTCACCTGGGCGGGCAATCCGGAAAAGCCCGTCGAATACGGGCCGAGCGGTTCCCGGCTCACCCCGCGCAAGAGCTTCGAGGCGTGGCAGCAGTCGGTGAACGGCAAAAGCGCGGAATGGGCTGAAGACGAATGCCAGATCGCCGAGTCCCTGCGGGTCACCCTGCTCGAGGTGATCCTCCGACTGACCGATGAGGCCGTGCAGGATCGGGCCCGCGCGCAAGAGCAGCAGGAACTCTTGATCGCGGAACTCAACCACCGCGTCCGCAATATCCTGAACCTCATCCGCAGTCTCATTAGCCAGACCCGGCGCGAGGCGACGGACGTCGCCAGCTTCTCCGACCTTATCGGCGGACGGATCGGTGCACTCGCCACCGCGCACGATCACATCACCAAGGGCAACTGGTCGCCTGCTTCCTTCAAGGACCTCGTGGCCGACGAGGCTAGGGCCTACCTGGGCGGGAAGGAAGACCGTGTTTCGGTCAACGGCGACGACGTCCTGATCGCGCCCGAAGCGTACACCGTCGTCGCGCTCGTCATGCACGAGATGATGACGAATTCGGTGAAGTACGGCGCGCTGTGCGACAGCCGCGGCACCATCGCCATCGACCTGTCGCGCGATCGCAATGGCGACCTCGAGATCGCCTGGACCGAACGCGGCGGCCCCGCGGTGCAGGCCCCGCAGCGGCGTGGCTTCGGATCGACGATCACCGAACGGTCGATCCCGTATGAACTACGCGGTGAGGCACAGGTCCAGTACAAGCTCGGCGGGGTAGAGGCGCGCTTCGTCATTCCACAGCGCTTCGTCCGTGCGGGTGCAGCGGCCAGCGGCGATGGCGCCGGTGCAGGAGCGGCGAAAGCCACGAATGCGGCGGCCGCGCCCGGCGAGATCCCCGAGCACGTGCTGGTGGTTGAAGACAGCATGATCATTGCGATGGACACCGAAGACAGTCTTCGCTCGCTCGGGGTCAAGACAGTGACGACCGCCAGCAACGTGAACCAGGCGCTCGCCTCGATCGAGCAGGATCCGCCCGAGCTGGCCATTCTCGATTACAATCTGGGCACCGAGACGTCCGATCCGGTTGCGGCGCAGCTTCGCGAGCGAGGCATTCCGTTCGTGATGGCGAGCGGCTACGGCGAGCTCGAGGACAGCCTCGATGAATTCGGCGCGTTCGCGTTGCTCAAGAAGCCTTACGGCAAGGCCGAGATTGCGGCCGTGCTCGGGAGGCAGGCAGCCTAG